The following nucleotide sequence is from Nothobranchius furzeri strain GRZ-AD chromosome 6, NfurGRZ-RIMD1, whole genome shotgun sequence.
ATGcaacttcaccctgtttggttctgacccagagTATAAGCTGaccgtttcctaaggatctcagagctctGCTGGGCGTATAAGGCAGTCCTGGTCCTAGATAACcactattcagcatgttttaattgtttccctgcttcattcACCTTTTCAGCAACGCATGAAGCTTtgctgaagcctgttaatcacctgttgaaTAAAATCAGGTGCTTTGAAGCAGAGAAACCTGTAAAGCATGCTGGATCGTGACTTTGTAGGACCGGAGTTGCCTCCCCCGCTgcaaggagatctgacatgtattttggtcccaagCCATGGAGAGATTTATAAaccagtagaagcactttgaaatcaactctgtagtttactggtagccAGTGtagagaacaggagtgatgtgctcagttCTAGTTTACGTTCTTGGTTTtgttgcaattttttttactccaTACTGGATTATTTCACCCAAACCATTTTTCAAGATTAAAGTGAATTTCTAACGGAAATAAAGCTACAGATTTTTAAAAAAGGAAGTCCGCAAAACATTCCACTTAGAATTTTTATTTGCTAGATACATTCAACAATATTTTTTTAACCACATTTGGAACAACCAGTATGATTGTCGTGGAAAACCTCAGATTAAGACAACACTATTTAAAACTGAAGAGAAAGCGCATGTAACACATGTAAAATATAGTGTTGATGTCATGACTCCACTGGTTGGCGGTTTGTTCCATTTAAGACTTTATGTTGCAGCTTTGACGGTAGTAGTCGTTGGCACGGTTGTAGTTGCTGTAGTAGTTGTAGTTGGAACCGTAGTTGTAGTGGCTACCGTAGTTGTAGTTGCAGTAGTAGTCGTAGTTGGAACCGTAGTGGTGGTTGCAGTAGTAGTTGTAGTTGGAACCGTAGTGGTGGTTGTGGCAGCCGTGGTTGTAGTCCGAGTCATCTTAATGAGTTTTATTAAATTGATCAGATTGAGCAAGGAACCAAAACGGTTCCCCATACCCATGCCCATACCAAAACCCTTGAAGAAAAACAGAAATATTGTCAGAGACACAACTGGTGACTCATGAAGTTAGGAGTGTAAAAGGTTCTTTTGTGGGTTGATATCAGAGGACAGGACACTCACCCGCTCTCGTGAGCGAGCAACTCGCTGATGCCCCATCTGGTCCTCCACCAGGTCCTCAACCGGGTCCTCCATCTGGTCCTCCACCAGGTCCTCAACCGGGTCCTCCATCTGGTCCTCCACCTCGTACTCTAGTTGGTGCTCCATCTGGTGCTTCATCTGTAAAAACGCAACAGTTGAAAGTTTTATTCTTTGCAGGAAGCATGAACCAATTTTGTGTTACCACATCAGTTTTACTTGTTAATCTAAGTTGGGTATTTGTCCTTAATCTGGACAGTATTCTAAAAATTGAAAAGTATGCAAAAAGGGGTTAGTAGGACAAATAAATATGAGCAATTAAATAAGCAGTGATTGTAATTATGAAGTGTTTCACTTTTATGCCTAAACTTCATCATTTTTGCCGAAATGTCCTGAAGGATCCAAGCCTTGCAAGGAGTACATTTAATCAAAAGAGACAAAGTTATAGAGACAAAACATGAGATTTTACAAGTTCATGtctgaaataaacaaacaaataaatgttaAATTAAAGTAATttagtgtttattattattattattattattaataataaattacagCTTGTCCAGAACTCTAGCTAAATAAATGTGTCTTTCAGCTGAGGAGGAGTATGTTTTGTGATGAAGTCTGACTTACAGGTTCAGCCACAATGAGGCTTAGGAGGCAGCCAAGAACGAGTGCAACCTTCAGCGACATCTCTCCGTCTGGAATCAAAGAGAAATCATTTGCCTTCGGTAAACTTACTTTTAAACCTAATTGAAAAGTTCTAGCATCCATTCAAAGTCTTTACCTTCAAGTAGTCTCAGCCTCAGGTAACTGCTTCACAATTGGATGTGGAAGTTGTGATGCCGCTGTGAGTGTCGGACGTCTCTTATATATAGTACATGAGCTGAAGTGTTGGGAAACTGCTCGCATTAAGAGATTTTCCACCTTTGGATTTCAGTGTCTGGCTAATGTTTATCAACAGAAACCACACCTGGACAGGAGGATGTAAGTTTGTTGAACTTTATAACAAGCTCTTCATCAAGAACAGTAAATACATTTTTACCCTTCAATCATATTGATGAACTATTGAAAACACACGCATTTGATTAGGTTGGCTCTTTTTCCATCCCTTAGTATGATCAAATCTGTAAACAGATGTAGCTTATTAAGCACAACTGATCCTGTGATTACAAAGAAAGCAACAGCACTGATAAATGAGCATAATTTGGGTCACATAACGATGGGACAGCATTTCAAAGCTGGAGTTGTATTTAGTCGTCGGTAGTCAGATTGTCATCATCATGTTTTGTTACCAGGCAGAGAAAACAAAATTAATTAGACAGACTTAGCCAACAACATGTGAAGTAACTTGTTCTGAACCTATTTCAGAGTGACTAACACGCTGGAACATTTCTGAGAATTGCATTATGGCTCTTTACACAGGAGTGAGACTTGGTTCACACAGCCATCctaatttaaatgtaatcatGTTTATAATCAGCATCATTTTAAATGTTCAGCCATTGATTAAATGAATGAAAATATCTCTGAAGCATTTTCACTGCGATGCATGACAGAAAGTAAATGTAATATTTATTCTGgatattttaaaatttttaacttttacctttttttcccagatgtaaattttaatttttaacttttacttctgttttttccttttgtttttgtttgttttgtttatgcaatgctttaaaaaaatttaaaccATACAGCACATTTCCATTACTGATGGATTAATcctaaaaagaagcagaaagctTATTTCACATTTCCTTTGATTTTATTATTAAAAATTCTTTACAACCTGTGTATcactgatgatgataataataataataataataagaagaagaagaagaagaagaagaagaggaagaatttTCCAGGAAGCAGTCACTGATATCCTTTACTGACACTGAAATATGAAGAAAAATGTTAGTattagtaaagtttatttataccacACATATTAGAAAGAAATATCACAATGATtatcaaaacaaatcataaagcaATAAATTGATCACAAACTAAACAAcaaaatcataaaataaaaatgaaagataAAGTCAGAAAccaaaaaactgttaaaaatcaGTTTTAGATAAAATAGTAAAGTCACAAAATCATACAATGATCATTAATCAAAATACAAATATATCATGAAATTCatgaaagataataaaaaaaataggtaGATGGTAAAATATGCCGTAAATCTTTCCTGGTGCCGTCATGTGCAAATAGTTTTGACACAGCGGCGGTAAACATTGTTCAAGATTTTGTGGGTTTGTTGCACCGATAAGTGAGATTTTAGAGTTTTAGCTCAGTTGTTGTCCTGACTGGTGAAGCGTTCTCTCAGTCTGAAGAAGTTAGATTAAGTACAAAGAGAATAATATTTAGGCTTTTGGTTGAACCAAAAGATGTGGAATGATGAATTTTAAATTTACACATCACCCATTTAATTGACATTATCTGTTAAACTGCTTTTACTCATGTGTAGCTTGGTGGTATGGTGTCTACTGCAggatcattcacacacaccccacacctgagtacatatatatgtacatgtctATACATTGTGgcatatttttatacatttttgtaCATTTTCTGTAAATACAAACTTTGTTTGATTGCTATGTATACAGAGCTATTTTGTCTTCTTCACCTTTTCCTTTTGCTATATGAGACGTGTAACCCTTAACTTTCTGATTTGTAGGATAATACACTTTTATTGCGTGAATTTGTgtatgtgtgaaaggaggatggtggtgaagatgacttCTATCTTGGAAAACCCCTTCCACCCTCTGTATCTCACTGTGGACAAAATGGACGGCatgcttcagaggcagactgagacatcccagatgtaaaacagaacgctaccgtaggtcattcatcccctctgcagtaagaatgTGTAACTCCTCAgttgaactggtactggcattatcatgTTACACAATGACAACaacgcaatactcagtatgtgttcaatattgTGCAATACCAGAAAGGTACATGAATATGTCCGTGTCCCTTATGCTGCGTAGTGTAGAAAACACACGTTTCCTTTTCATGCATTGTTTTtattggttgaaggttacaataatagcttactgtccttgtgtgtttacctgtaatcttgttattgtttttcttcttccttttcccctaagtgtatgtgctgctgtaaacGAGTGAATTTCTCTACTGTGGGATTAATCGAGTCGATTCtgttttattctattcagttctgTTCTGTTATATGTACATTGTAACAATATTGTCTTGAAAGGTGCTATATGAATAATGTATCACTTACTTATTTACTATGTTTGATATTGTACATGAACAttgtcagggaccgagcagtaaaactccaggacagtagtataaaaagaatatcttctccatttatttcataaaGAATGAAACAAAGTCAAAACAAAAACcgggcccaaaggaaaaaatggccacaaaaataaccttaactaaaagtaacaagcAACACTCTCCTAAAACTgagacagtgttgccaactgtttttgactgaaagtagctgaagttccccccaaaagtcactggatgtcgccagatgacgtcacgtgctactttacatattgatgacgtcatcacgccacattagcgttcgttttccccatagcatctaatatatatatatatatatatatatatatatataaggactaaaagggaggaaaataaaaactatgttatatgttacagttattaattagtatgattaaaatggcccaaattgctttgatatgtacaataaattccaaaagtattaataaagtgacattaagacagatatggtgtggtgatccaaacagttctgttgtaggatataactcagacctcctgctctcctcattctcacagacattttcctaaaaagctgtttttttacacctcatagtttctaaaactgctctgttgtgtattctctccatcgtcataataacggcgcaccgagcaaaagggagcgcgtGTCTCATAGtagaaccatccctgtgtcactgaaggaaattcagatgagccacagagctgcgtgtgtaaacgggacggtagttgaaactcccgatgactgtatttgccaaatgcaggaaaagccaaagtgtctgacggctgcagaaccagagatcgcaggttgacgcccgcgccgtctctagtagaagcgtgagcctgcagcaatatgaaagcagctGTACTCTGTCTTCAGCAGATCGGCCCGGCCGAAaatggtttatgattggtcaatcctgcacatgtgcagattatcgttctctcttctcccggaagaacggttcagagtgcaaatggtttctttgttgctaatctgtgtggaatatctacatgaaagttctacagaaagtagcagcgggtcctgagaaatgtcgctaagtttgtcgctaggcgctttttgggaaaaaaaaagccgttgaggggggtcaaaaagtcgttaggaacagtgacaaagtcgctgagttggcaacactggagacacacaggggaatttatgcacacaggctagcctacagacaacgaggaggggagagacaggggaaacactaagacaaacagtaaataaacctaggaaactaaatcaacaaagtataactaccacaaaaaaagtttaactaatacatcctaacaaaatctggtaaactcaatggagcttcagaacgtctggtttctggtttcttcattatcaagctccctgcttccaggagccagatggaatgttccacttcctgcatggagttacactgggcgtgtcccctctctctgccagttcatccaatctcagaatacaaatgaaaatagttaatgatcaCATAAACTATATAtaagataaattactaaatgtgtgcacccattagtaagtatcttacaatattgcaacaaaatgaaataataaaccagcatgtagaaaaaataaatactaacactgagaaatggctggaggaacctccacaaACATGTATAACTTTATATCTGTCTAGTTGCTCAGAAAATACTTACTGACGCCCCTAAAAGCTGTTGGAGCGCATTCTTCTGACGTAAcacccacaccaacaccaccctggagCAGTTTACCAGATGTCTGTTTCTCTGACACACTGATATgttgtagttgttatttttcatTTGTTATTAATTACAGAAAATGTAGATATTTTCTTTGTATAAATGCAACTTAATGAATACACTTATCTATTTAATTTATAAAGCACCTGACGTCCTGTCATTTGTAAATCACTATGTGACCTTACTTAAGGATTAATATCTTTATTTCCACGTGTTTGGTTTGCTTGCAGGTGAAGGGACAAGCTGTTCAACAGCCTGACGACACCAACATCTTGTCAACACACCTTGCAGTTCGTGATGAAATTTGTTCTGTAGTAAAAGAAAAATCGGAGGATGCGGAAAAAATGTGGTCTGGTTTCCATTCAGCTTTTGCACCATGGATCAAAAATCATCAAGTCCAATCAAAGCATTTACACCAGTTGCGGTCTGACAAGTATCCAGATGCAGAACTCTAGAAAGTTTGAGCATGGAGTCAATTTTTTCAGGACTCAGTATACGGACTGTCATGAAGCTAAAGAAATCATgtcagccagacaggaagtgatacACGAACCAGCAAGGTGCATTTGGTCAAATTTAAAATAAAGCCTGTGTGGCAGTATTTCTGCCTACTTTGTTTTAATATTGACAGCGGTATCAGTTCACAGAGAATGATAGTTAACGTTACTTTTACAGATGTATTTTTAAACATATCATGTCACATTTCAAtctttaaagttaagttaaagtcccattagttgtcaatttgttctccacatttgacccatcccctgggggtgcGGTGAGCTGCAGAGGCAGATGTGCTTGGGAACCCTTAGgtgatttaaccccccaatccaaccccttaaagttagaatatggagcattttaataaaaagctataatgATACCTCActgggcatttagaggtgtgcagagtgAATGTACAATTACTCccttaaaagctatatttaaataaataatgaattcaaattttattttgtcgggcacgacactgggtttatgtttacatctggcagccactagagggcaccgttgcACTAAAAAGTCCACTCAGCAAGGCAAggttgggactgtgtaaaatggtaCATATTGATGTAAAATAAACTCtttagtagaaattagtccttatcctgtacAATTTGTCTCTcaacatggtgctggaacgtgtcagcagtgaaccaacatcccaacGGCTGGAAAATGTgtcctgttgttgcaataccaTCTCTGAACACCAGAGCTCGCCAGAGTGtccatgttccatattcaacttttcatgtgagtgtcaagcagggagccattgggtcccatttttaaattcTTCGGTGTGACCTGACCAGAATTtggaccccgatctcccagtctcagagcaCACATCCATACCACTAGGCCCCTGAGCTTGTCTTTTAGTGCTGTCGTGAGAGCAGATATCCATAGATGATGAGCACATGAACTGCAGTCATTGTAAATTACACCATAAGGAAACTGGACGGCATCTCAAAAACGAAACGGGTCGTCAACTTTGCTGTCTGTGATTTCAGGCTGCTCAGGCTTCTGCTTGAAGGACAGAGGGTAAATAGTTAATGAGCTGGTTTGGTGAGGCCTGTAATGTTCATGCTCTGGATCTGTCTCTGCAGAAATAAACTCCCTCTGGAGAAAGGATGCTGCTGGTGGACACTGAAAATCCATCGACCTTTTGCACCGCCTTCTCGAACAGTTCCTACACCAAGCCTTTATAGAGGGCGCCAGGAGCTCTAAGCAGCACTTATGCTGGTATTTATCAGCTTACTCATAATATGTTGACATTGGTTATCATTTTTACTTCTGCTGGCCCTGTTAGTGACTCATGTAAGGTCAGCCAGAAAATGTAGCTCCTTAGATTTATTAGTTCATTTTAAAGAAGGGCAAACATTAATGCTCAGGCTGTTTGCTGGACGccataactgagctcctccacctCCTTGCTACTCATAGACTCATAAGCAGGATCATCTCCAAATGTTAAAATCTAATTTCCAGTTCATCTTGCAGGCAAGTCTTAGATGAGTGGTGTGTGGAAGAGGCTCATCATCGTATGGTATTTTACAGAGGAACTTGTTCAAATTTTAACAAAGGAGGGGCCCTGGAC
It contains:
- the LOC107375360 gene encoding transmembrane channel-like protein, whose amino-acid sequence is MSLKVALVLGCLLSLIVAEPMKHQMEHQLEYEVEDQMEDPVEDLVEDQMEDPVEDLVEDQMGHQRVARSRERGFGMGMGMGNRFGSLLNLINLIKLIKMTRTTTTAATTTTTVPTTTTTATTTTVPTTTTTATTTTVATTTTVPTTTTTATTTVPTTTTVKAAT